The Meles meles chromosome 6, mMelMel3.1 paternal haplotype, whole genome shotgun sequence genome has a window encoding:
- the SLC8A3 gene encoding sodium/calcium exchanger 3 isoform X3 encodes MERGISALLLSPEVTDRKLTVEEEEAKRIAEMGKPVLGEHPKLEVIIEESFEFKNTVDKLIKKTNLAMVVGTHSWRDQFMEAITVSAAGDEDEDESGEERLPSCFDYVMHFLTVFWKVLFACVPPTEYCHGWACFVVSILIIGMLTAIIGDLASHFGCTIGLKDSVTAVVFVAFGTSVPDMFASKAAAIQDLYSDASIGNVTGSNAINVFLGIGLAWSVAAIYWALQGQEFYVSAGTLAFSVTLFTIFAFVCISVLLYRRRPHLGGELGGPRGCKLATTWLFVGLWLLYILFATLEAYCYIKGF; translated from the exons ATGGAACGTGGAATATCAG CGCTCCTGTTGTCTCCAG AGGTGACAGACAGAAAGCTGactgtggaggaggaggaggccaagAGGATAGCAGAAATGGGAAAGCCAGTACTGGGTGAACACCCCAAACTAGAGGTCATCATTGAAGAATCCTTTGAGTTCAAG AATACGGTGGACAAACTGATCAAGAAGACCAACCTGGCCATGGTTGTGGGGACCCATTCCTGGAGGGACCAGTTCATGGAGGCCATCACTGTCAGTGCAG CGGgggatgaggatgaggatgagtCAGGCGAGGAGAGGCTGCCGTCCTGCTTTGACTACGTCATGCACTTTCTGACCGTCTTCTGGAAGGTGCTGTTTGCTTGTGTGCCCCCCACGGAGTACTGTCACGGCTGGGCCTGCTTCGTCGTGTCCATCCTCATCATCGGCATGCTCACGGCCATCATCGGAGACCTGGCCTCCCACTTTGGCTGCACCATTGGCCTCAAGGACTCAGTCACAGCTGTTGTCTTTGTGGCATTTGGCACCTCTGTGCCAG acATGTTTGCCAGCAAAGCAGCAGCCATCCAGGATCTGTACTCTGATGCCTCCATCGGCAATGTCACGGGCAGCAACGCCATCAACGTCTTCCTGGGCATCGGCCTGGCCTGGTCCGTGGCCGCCATCTACTGGGCCCTGCAGGGACAGGAGTTCTACGTGTCGGCCGGCACGCTGGCCTTCTCCGTCACCCTCTTCACCATCTTCGCGTTTGTGTGCATCAGCGTGCTCCTGTACCGCCGGCGGCCCCACCTGGGCGGGGAGCTGGGGGGCCCTCGCGGCTGCAAGCTGGCCACGACGTGGCTCTTCGTGGGCCTGTGGCTCCTGTACATACTCTTTGCCACACTGGAGGCCTACTGCTACATCAAGGGCTTCTGA